A genome region from Acidobacteriota bacterium includes the following:
- the recF gene encoding DNA replication and repair protein RecF (All proteins in this family for which functions are known are DNA-binding proteins that assist the filamentation of RecA onto DNA for the initiation of recombination or recombinational repair.) translates to MLSSLHALQFRNLEPVSWQPGAGCHLLFGGNGAGKTSVLEAIYLLATTKSFRTQRLADCIQRGAASFELTAEVDSEVPGAVRRDLAVSLTASGDKQRRLDGKAGAPLSDHLAALPVVSWTAADADLFTGPPEARRRFLDRGVIGRQPGSVEVLVGYRRALSHKRRLLSDGDTRSPLRPWNEILAVTGAEIIHRRRKLVERLAAALAERIAASGLDLPSVKLTYRPSPKEGSDGPLTSEGLLDRLTRLERTERERGQPVLGPHRDDLVLSWDGHPLRGSVSAGERKTLGLMMTAAQGRVMGTSPLYLLDDLDAELAPPTLAAVWSSFIDSVDASGQVLASSNRPEVWASLNLSSTVRVHRGRLAPEALPNLP, encoded by the coding sequence TTGCTGTCGTCCCTCCACGCCCTACAGTTTCGCAATCTCGAACCCGTTTCCTGGCAACCTGGTGCGGGCTGCCATCTGCTCTTCGGCGGTAACGGCGCCGGCAAGACCAGCGTGCTGGAGGCGATCTATCTACTCGCCACCACCAAGAGCTTCCGCACCCAGCGCCTGGCAGACTGCATCCAGCGCGGCGCCGCGTCCTTCGAGCTCACCGCCGAAGTCGATTCCGAGGTGCCCGGTGCCGTACGGCGCGATCTCGCCGTGTCGCTGACCGCTTCTGGCGACAAGCAGCGACGGCTCGACGGCAAGGCCGGGGCACCGCTGTCGGACCATCTGGCGGCCCTGCCGGTGGTCTCCTGGACCGCCGCCGATGCGGATCTGTTCACCGGTCCGCCGGAGGCGCGGAGGCGGTTTCTCGATCGCGGGGTGATCGGCCGGCAGCCCGGCTCGGTGGAGGTGCTCGTCGGCTATCGCCGAGCCCTCTCCCACAAGCGCCGGTTGCTCAGCGATGGCGATACCCGTTCGCCGCTCCGACCGTGGAACGAGATCCTCGCCGTCACCGGCGCTGAGATCATCCATCGTCGCCGGAAGCTGGTCGAGCGTCTGGCGGCGGCGCTGGCCGAGCGGATTGCCGCCTCGGGGCTCGATCTGCCGTCGGTAAAGCTCACCTATCGCCCGTCGCCGAAGGAAGGCTCTGACGGTCCGTTGACTTCCGAAGGCCTCCTCGACCGTCTGACCCGCCTGGAGCGGACGGAACGGGAGCGCGGACAGCCGGTGCTGGGACCGCACCGCGACGATCTGGTGCTTTCCTGGGACGGCCATCCGCTGCGCGGCAGCGTTTCTGCCGGCGAGCGCAAGACGTTGGGTCTGATGATGACCGCCGCCCAGGGGCGGGTGATGGGCACCTCGCCGCTCTACCTGCTCGACGATCTCGACGCCGAACTCGCCCCCCCGACGCTGGCCGCCGTGTGGTCTTCCTTCATCGATTCCGTCGATGCTTCGGGGCAGGTTCTTGCCTCCTCCAATCGCCCCGAGGTCTGGGCCTCTCTCAACCTCTCCTCGACGGTCCGCGTGCACCGCGGCAGGCTCGCCCCTGAGGCCCTTCCAAACCTTCCGTAA
- the dnaN gene encoding DNA polymerase III subunit beta — protein MEIRLNRQDFVNELVPMLGVVERKTTIPVLSHVLLTARQDKLHLAATDLDVSLTSSCAADVKEEGSLPVPAKKFIEIVRSMDGEEVLLRQEEPGWLSIQGGRSRFKIHALQVDDFPTLPEVGEGARFEVPFKTFKGMIGKVLFAISAEESRFQLNGALLKVKEGFVEMVATDGRRLALVEEAIETASGEDSVLVPRKALHELQRFEGGDTLALQRGEHHVVFRLGRRELICRILEGTFPDYERVIAKDNDKHVEFPVADLAAAVQRVAIVTGDRARTVQLSFDTDELIVQTQNPDLGDALEVLPCDYKDAAFRIGINPDYLRDFLSAVGSERVRLELKDENTQCVGFPVAETEGAEDGRYLCVIMPMRL, from the coding sequence ATGGAAATTCGTCTGAACCGCCAGGATTTCGTCAACGAGCTGGTGCCGATGCTCGGCGTCGTGGAGCGCAAGACCACCATCCCGGTGCTGTCCCATGTCTTGCTGACGGCGCGTCAAGACAAGCTGCATCTGGCGGCGACAGACCTCGACGTCTCGCTGACCTCTTCCTGCGCGGCGGATGTCAAAGAAGAAGGCTCGCTGCCGGTGCCGGCCAAGAAGTTCATCGAGATCGTCCGCTCAATGGACGGCGAAGAGGTGCTCCTGCGCCAGGAAGAGCCGGGCTGGCTGTCGATCCAGGGGGGCCGCTCGCGCTTCAAGATCCACGCTCTCCAGGTGGACGATTTCCCGACCCTGCCGGAGGTCGGCGAAGGCGCGCGCTTCGAGGTTCCGTTCAAAACCTTCAAGGGGATGATCGGCAAGGTGCTCTTCGCCATTTCCGCCGAAGAGTCGCGCTTTCAGCTCAACGGCGCGCTGCTCAAGGTGAAGGAAGGTTTCGTCGAGATGGTGGCCACCGACGGCCGGCGCCTCGCCCTGGTCGAGGAAGCGATCGAGACGGCCTCCGGCGAGGATTCGGTGCTGGTGCCGCGCAAGGCCCTCCACGAGCTGCAGCGCTTCGAGGGAGGTGACACTCTGGCCCTGCAGCGCGGCGAGCACCATGTGGTGTTCCGCCTCGGCCGGCGGGAACTGATCTGCCGCATTCTCGAGGGCACCTTCCCGGACTACGAGCGGGTGATCGCCAAGGACAACGACAAGCACGTCGAGTTCCCGGTGGCGGACCTGGCCGCGGCGGTGCAGCGTGTCGCCATCGTCACCGGCGACCGGGCGCGCACGGTGCAGCTCAGCTTCGACACCGACGAGTTGATCGTGCAGACCCAGAACCCGGATTTGGGCGACGCCCTGGAAGTGCTGCCCTGCGACTACAAGGATGCGGCCTTCCGCATCGGCATCAATCCGGACTACCTGCGGGATTTCCTTTCCGCCGTCGGTTCCGAGCGGGTACGCCTGGAGTTGAAGGACGAAAACACCCAGTGTGTCGGCTTCCCAGTGGCGGAGACGGAAGGGGCCGAAGACGGCCGCTATCTCTGCGTCATCATGCCGATGCGCCTGTAG
- the gyrB gene encoding DNA topoisomerase (ATP-hydrolyzing) subunit B, with protein sequence MAESKATYTADNIKVLKGLEAVRKRPGMYIGDTDDLSGLHHMVFELVDNAVDEALAGYSTRVDVTIHGDNSVTVEDDGRGIPVDMHKSEGRSAAEVIMTELHSGGKFDKNSYKVSGGLHGVGVSVVNALSETLDLEIRRDGKVWSQQYSQGVPKQPIEEVGSTERTGTKVRFWPDATIFAQLSFQYDTLSQRLREQAFLNRGVRIRLEDERSGREAEFYYEGGIQSFVEHLSRNKTTIHPEPIYLIDTRDDGGGEETVEVALQWNDGYSELIHCFTNTINNRDGGTHLSGFKAALTRTLNVYAQASGLSKNLKENLTGDDVREGMVAIVSVKIKDPKFSSQTKDKLVSSDIRGWVEQVVNDRLGTYLEENPKHARRIVEKGVEAARGREAARKARELTRRKGALDSSNLPGKLADCSEKNPELSELFLVEGDSAGGSAKQGRDRQFQAVLPLKGKILNVEKARFDKMLSSDEIKTMIIALGTGIGKEDFDVAKLRYHKLIIMCDADVDGSHIRTLILTFFFRQMRELIDRGHLYIAQPPLYKVSRGKREVYLKDDVEYRAYLLERIQDSWELSLGEGELYQGVRLTHLVQKLERFREHMDRLAARGYPAEALRLALAEELFDRESFDDAARLERFATALAEAGFLRVEVGLDAERGTGQVDFVHRRDGVERPVRFGWDLLTSAEYRALAGSAEGLLTLAAKEIQVIHSEQVETFSTVDEALDHLYNGARKGLSIQRYKGLGEMNPSQLWETTMDPERRRLLQVRIEDAYEAEQIFTTLMGDLVEPRRQFIQDNALEVKNLDV encoded by the coding sequence TTGGCTGAATCAAAGGCGACGTATACAGCAGATAACATCAAAGTCCTCAAGGGTTTAGAGGCGGTTCGGAAGCGCCCCGGAATGTACATCGGGGACACCGACGATCTCTCCGGCTTACACCACATGGTGTTCGAGCTGGTCGACAACGCCGTCGACGAGGCTTTGGCGGGCTACAGCACGCGGGTGGACGTGACCATCCACGGCGACAATTCGGTCACCGTCGAGGACGATGGCCGCGGTATTCCGGTGGATATGCACAAGTCCGAGGGGCGCTCCGCGGCCGAGGTCATCATGACCGAACTGCACTCCGGCGGAAAGTTCGACAAGAACTCCTACAAGGTATCCGGCGGCCTGCACGGGGTGGGCGTGTCGGTGGTCAACGCCCTGTCGGAAACCCTTGACCTGGAGATCCGGCGCGACGGCAAAGTGTGGTCCCAGCAGTACTCCCAGGGCGTGCCGAAGCAGCCGATCGAGGAGGTAGGCTCGACGGAGCGCACCGGCACCAAGGTGCGCTTCTGGCCCGACGCCACCATCTTCGCCCAGCTCAGTTTCCAGTACGACACCCTCTCCCAACGGCTGCGCGAGCAAGCGTTCCTCAATCGGGGAGTGCGCATCCGGCTGGAGGACGAGCGCAGCGGCCGGGAAGCGGAGTTTTATTACGAGGGCGGTATCCAGAGCTTCGTCGAGCATCTGAGCCGCAACAAGACCACCATCCACCCGGAGCCGATCTACCTGATCGACACGCGCGACGACGGCGGCGGCGAGGAGACCGTCGAGGTCGCCCTGCAGTGGAACGACGGCTACTCGGAACTGATCCACTGCTTTACCAACACCATCAACAATCGCGACGGCGGCACCCATCTCTCCGGATTCAAGGCGGCGCTGACCCGCACCCTGAACGTTTACGCGCAGGCGAGCGGTCTGTCGAAGAATCTGAAGGAGAACCTGACCGGCGACGATGTACGCGAGGGCATGGTGGCGATCGTCTCGGTGAAGATCAAGGATCCCAAGTTCTCCAGCCAGACCAAGGACAAGCTGGTGTCGTCGGACATCCGCGGCTGGGTTGAGCAGGTGGTCAACGATCGCCTGGGGACCTACCTCGAAGAGAACCCCAAGCACGCCCGGCGCATCGTCGAAAAAGGCGTCGAGGCGGCGCGCGGCCGCGAGGCGGCGCGCAAGGCGCGCGAGCTGACCCGCCGCAAGGGCGCCCTCGATTCCTCCAACCTGCCCGGCAAGCTGGCCGACTGCAGCGAGAAAAATCCGGAACTTTCAGAGCTGTTCCTGGTCGAGGGCGATTCCGCCGGCGGTTCCGCCAAGCAGGGCCGGGACCGGCAATTTCAGGCGGTGTTGCCCCTAAAGGGCAAGATCCTCAACGTCGAGAAAGCGCGCTTCGACAAAATGTTGTCGTCGGACGAGATCAAGACGATGATCATCGCCTTGGGCACCGGCATCGGCAAAGAGGACTTCGATGTCGCCAAGCTGCGCTACCACAAGCTGATCATCATGTGCGACGCCGACGTCGACGGCAGCCACATCCGCACCCTGATCCTGACCTTCTTCTTCCGCCAGATGCGGGAGTTGATCGACCGTGGTCACCTGTACATCGCCCAGCCGCCGCTCTACAAGGTGTCGCGCGGCAAGAGGGAGGTGTACCTGAAGGACGATGTGGAGTACCGCGCCTACCTGCTCGAACGCATTCAGGATAGCTGGGAGCTTTCCCTCGGCGAGGGAGAGCTGTACCAGGGCGTGCGGCTGACCCACCTGGTGCAAAAGCTGGAGCGCTTCCGCGAGCACATGGATCGGCTGGCGGCCCGCGGCTATCCCGCCGAGGCGCTGCGCCTGGCCCTGGCCGAGGAACTGTTCGATCGCGAGTCGTTCGACGATGCGGCGCGCCTGGAGCGCTTTGCGACGGCTCTCGCAGAAGCCGGATTCCTGCGGGTGGAGGTCGGCCTGGACGCCGAGCGCGGTACCGGCCAGGTGGATTTCGTCCACCGGCGAGACGGGGTGGAACGGCCGGTGCGCTTCGGCTGGGACCTATTGACCAGCGCCGAGTACCGCGCCCTGGCCGGCAGCGCCGAAGGGCTGTTGACCCTGGCGGCGAAGGAAATCCAGGTCATCCACAGTGAACAGGTCGAGACCTTCTCCACCGTCGACGAAGCCCTGGACCACCTGTACAACGGTGCCCGCAAGGGACTGTCCATCCAGCGCTACAAGGGGCTCGGCGAGATGAACCCCTCGCAGCTCTGGGAGACCACTATGGACCCGGAACGGCGGCGCCTGCTGCAGGTGCGCATCGAGGATGCCTACGAGGCGGAACAGATCT